One Pieris napi chromosome 22, ilPieNapi1.2, whole genome shotgun sequence genomic region harbors:
- the LOC125060878 gene encoding collagenase-like has product MKLLTLISVISCAFAEISDYHEKIGIPLAIRLKQLELARDFDGSRIFGGHEAPLGAYPHMAGLVIPLTINFDSVCGAALISSTRVLTAAHCMVSDARNITVVLGSRTVYYGGVRVKATEAVNHPEWDLFKGLANDIAVMFIPPVTFTDIIQPINLYTGSSDLSGVWASISGYGVTGSSQTLSRDQTLKHMQTQVISNEECQKSFGVEILESNICTRSGDNNDNICSSDSGGPLSLGSGRNGFLIGVVSFGAGNCELGQPSGFARVSYYAPWIRALM; this is encoded by the exons ATGAAGTTATTAACTCTGATCAGTGTAATATCGTGTGCATTTGCGGAAATTAGTGATTATCATGAAAAAATTGGGATTCCATTGGCAATTCGCCTGAAGCAATTGGAGCTGGCGAGAGACTTTGATGGTTCAAGGATTTTTGGAGGACATGAGGCACCTTTGGGAGCTTATCCTCATATG GCTGGGCTTGTAATACCTTTGACCATTAACTTCGACTCTGTATGCGGGGCAGCCTTGATCAGTAGCACCCGCGTCTTGACTGCAGCGCATTGCATGGTCAGCGATGCTCGCAACATCACTGTGGTCCTCGGATCTCGAACGGTATACTACGGAGGTGTACGTGTTAAAGCAACAGAGGCAGTTAATCATCCAGAATGGGACCTATTTAAGGGCCTCGCGAATGACATCGCGGTTATGTTCATACCTCCTGTTACGTTTACCG ATATCATCCAGCCCATTAACCTTTACACGGGAAGTAGTGATCTATCTGGTGTCTGGGCTTCAATCTCTGGATACGGAGTAACAGGCTCCa GCCAAACATTATCTCGTGATCAGACCCTTAAGCATATGCAAACGCAAGTCATATCTAACGAGGAGTGCCAAAAGAGTTTTGGAGTGGAAATATTGGAATCTAACATTTGTACGAGAAGTGGTGACAACAATGATAATATCTGCAGTAGTGACTCTGGAGGCCCCCTATCCCTTGGAAGCGGCCGTAATGGATTCTTG ATTGGAGTTGTATCTTTTGGGGCAGGCAATTGTGAGCTTGGTCAACCTTCAGGGTTCGCTAGAGTTTCGTACTACGCTCCATGGATTAGGGCACTCATGTAA